In Ailuropoda melanoleuca isolate Jingjing chromosome 4, ASM200744v2, whole genome shotgun sequence, the following proteins share a genomic window:
- the SIX2 gene encoding homeobox protein SIX2 isoform X1 — MSMLPTFGFTQEQVACVCEVLQQGGNIERLGRFLWSLPACEHLHKNESVLKAKAVVAFHRGNFRELYKILESHQFSPHNHAKLQQLWLKAHYIEAEKLRGRPLGAVGKYRVRRKFPLPRSIWDGEETSYCFKEKSRSVLREWYAHNPYPSPREKRELAEATGLTTTQVSNWFKNRRQRDRAAEAKERYEENSENSNSNSHNPLAASLNGSGKSVLGSSEDEKTPSGTPDHSSSSPALLLSPPPPPGLPSLHSLGHPPGPSAVPVPVPGGGGADPLQHHHGLQDSILNPMSANLVDLGS; from the exons ATGTCCATGCTGCCCACCTTCGGCTTCACGCAGGAGCAAGTGGCGTGCGTGTGCGAGGTGCTGCAGCAGGGCGGCAACATCGAGCGGCTGGGCCGCTTCCTATGGTCGCTGCCCGCCTGCGAGCACCTCCACAAGAATGAAAGCGTGCTCAAGGCCAAGGCGGTGGTGGCCTTCCACCGCGGCAACTTCCGCGAGCTCTACAAGATCCTGGAGAGCCACCAATTCTCGCCGCACAACCACGCCAAGCTGCAGCAGCTGTGGCTCAAGGCGCACTACATCGAGGCGGAGAAGCTGCGCGGCCGGCCCCTGGGCGCCGTGGGCAAATACCGCGTGCGCCGCAAGTTTCCGCTGCCGCGCTCCATCTGGGACGGCGAGGAGACCAGCTACTGCTTCAAGGAAAAGAGTCGCAGCGTGCTGCGCGAGTGGTATGCGCATAACCCCTACCCCTCACCGCGCGAGAAGCGCGAGCTGGCGGAGGCCACGGGCCTCACCACCACGCAGGTCAGCAACTGGTTCAAGAACAGGCGGCAGCGCGACCGGGCAGCTGAGGCCAAAGAAAGGTACGA GGAGAACAGCGAGAACTCCAACTCCAACAGCCACAACCCGCTGGCTGCGTCTCTGAATGGCAGCGGCAAGTCGGTGCTAGGCAGCTCGGAGGACGAGAAGACGCCGTCGGGGACGCCAGACCATTCGTCGTCCAGCCCCGCGCTGCTGCTCAGCCCGCCGCCGCCCCCCGGGCTGCCGTCCCTGCACAGCCTGGGCCACCCTCCGGGCCCCAGCGCCGTACCCGTGCCCGTGCCGGGCGGAGGCGGCGCGGACCCGCTGCAGCACCACCACGGCCTGCAGGACTCCATCCTCAACCCCATGTCGGCCAACCTCGTGGACCTGGGCTCCTAG
- the SIX2 gene encoding homeobox protein SIX2 isoform X2 — MSMLPTFGFTQEQVACVCEVLQQGGNIERLGRFLWSLPACEHLHKNESVLKAKAVVAFHRGNFRELYKILESHQFSPHNHAKLQQLWLKAHYIEAEKLRGRPLGAVGKYRVRRKFPLPRSIWDGEETSYCFKEKSRSVLREWYAHNPYPSPREKRELAEATGLTTTQVSNWFKNRRQRDRAAEAKERENSENSNSNSHNPLAASLNGSGKSVLGSSEDEKTPSGTPDHSSSSPALLLSPPPPPGLPSLHSLGHPPGPSAVPVPVPGGGGADPLQHHHGLQDSILNPMSANLVDLGS; from the exons ATGTCCATGCTGCCCACCTTCGGCTTCACGCAGGAGCAAGTGGCGTGCGTGTGCGAGGTGCTGCAGCAGGGCGGCAACATCGAGCGGCTGGGCCGCTTCCTATGGTCGCTGCCCGCCTGCGAGCACCTCCACAAGAATGAAAGCGTGCTCAAGGCCAAGGCGGTGGTGGCCTTCCACCGCGGCAACTTCCGCGAGCTCTACAAGATCCTGGAGAGCCACCAATTCTCGCCGCACAACCACGCCAAGCTGCAGCAGCTGTGGCTCAAGGCGCACTACATCGAGGCGGAGAAGCTGCGCGGCCGGCCCCTGGGCGCCGTGGGCAAATACCGCGTGCGCCGCAAGTTTCCGCTGCCGCGCTCCATCTGGGACGGCGAGGAGACCAGCTACTGCTTCAAGGAAAAGAGTCGCAGCGTGCTGCGCGAGTGGTATGCGCATAACCCCTACCCCTCACCGCGCGAGAAGCGCGAGCTGGCGGAGGCCACGGGCCTCACCACCACGCAGGTCAGCAACTGGTTCAAGAACAGGCGGCAGCGCGACCGGGCAGCTGAGGCCAAAGAAAG GGAGAACAGCGAGAACTCCAACTCCAACAGCCACAACCCGCTGGCTGCGTCTCTGAATGGCAGCGGCAAGTCGGTGCTAGGCAGCTCGGAGGACGAGAAGACGCCGTCGGGGACGCCAGACCATTCGTCGTCCAGCCCCGCGCTGCTGCTCAGCCCGCCGCCGCCCCCCGGGCTGCCGTCCCTGCACAGCCTGGGCCACCCTCCGGGCCCCAGCGCCGTACCCGTGCCCGTGCCGGGCGGAGGCGGCGCGGACCCGCTGCAGCACCACCACGGCCTGCAGGACTCCATCCTCAACCCCATGTCGGCCAACCTCGTGGACCTGGGCTCCTAG